In one Pseudomonas fitomaticsae genomic region, the following are encoded:
- the radC gene encoding RadC family protein, whose product MSIRDWPAAERPRERLLEQGSASLSDAELLAIFLRTGVPGKSAVDLARHLLNQFGSLRLLLEADQEAFSKQLGLGPAKFAQLQAAQEMSKRYLAERSRQKTALENPQVVRDYLKAMLRHEPHEVFGCLFLDSKHQVLTFETLFRGSIDNTAVHPREVVKRSLANNAAAVILCHNHPSGNSDPSQADRLLTKRLQKALELIDVRVLDHFIVGDGEPLSMAECGWM is encoded by the coding sequence ATGAGTATTCGCGATTGGCCGGCGGCGGAAAGGCCGCGGGAAAGGTTGTTGGAACAGGGCTCTGCGAGCCTTTCGGATGCTGAACTCCTGGCGATTTTCTTACGAACCGGGGTGCCGGGGAAAAGTGCAGTCGATTTGGCGCGGCACTTGTTGAATCAGTTTGGCAGCTTGAGATTGTTGCTTGAGGCCGATCAGGAAGCATTCAGCAAGCAATTGGGTCTCGGCCCTGCAAAGTTTGCTCAGCTGCAAGCCGCTCAAGAAATGAGCAAACGATATTTGGCCGAGCGTTCACGGCAAAAAACAGCGCTTGAAAACCCACAAGTGGTTCGTGATTACCTCAAAGCCATGCTGCGCCACGAGCCACACGAGGTGTTCGGTTGCCTGTTTCTCGACTCCAAACATCAGGTGCTGACCTTCGAGACGCTGTTTCGCGGCTCGATCGACAACACCGCCGTGCATCCCCGGGAAGTCGTGAAGCGTTCGCTGGCCAACAACGCGGCGGCGGTGATCCTGTGCCACAACCATCCGTCGGGCAACAGCGATCCGAGTCAGGCTGATCGATTATTGACCAAGCGCTTGCAGAAGGCTTTGGAGCTGATCGATGTGCGGGTGCTGGATCACTTCATCGTGGGCGATGGTGAGCCGCTGTCGATGGCGGAATGTGGCTGGATGTAG
- the coaBC gene encoding bifunctional phosphopantothenoylcysteine decarboxylase/phosphopantothenate--cysteine ligase CoaBC — translation MQRLYRKRIVLGVGGGIAAYKSADLVRRLIDQGAEVRVVMTRGGSEFITPLTMQALSGHPVHLDLLDPAAEAAMGHIELAKWADLVLIAPATADLLARLAQGIANDLLTTLVLATDAIVAVAPAMNQAMWRDPATQANLQLLESRGLKTFGPASGSQACGDVGMGRMMEATDLAQLAADCFQRQALTGKHVVITAGPTQENIDPVRYITNHSSGKMGFALAEAAVEAGARVTLISGPVHLPTPDRVTRIDVVSARDMLAACEAAIPCDIFIASAAVADYRPEVVAPQKLKKDPTSGDGFVLQMVRNPDILATIATRPDRPFSVGFAAETEHLLDYAARKLKDKNLDLIVANDVANPSIGFNSEENACSVIDRALHATVFAQTSKSKIARQLVTFIAERLNQV, via the coding sequence ATGCAGCGGCTGTATCGGAAACGCATCGTTCTGGGCGTCGGCGGCGGTATTGCTGCCTACAAGAGCGCCGACCTTGTGCGCCGCCTGATCGATCAGGGCGCCGAAGTGCGCGTGGTCATGACCCGTGGCGGCAGCGAATTCATCACCCCGCTGACCATGCAGGCGCTGTCCGGCCACCCGGTTCACCTGGACCTGCTCGACCCGGCTGCTGAAGCCGCGATGGGCCACATCGAACTGGCCAAATGGGCCGATCTGGTGCTGATCGCTCCGGCCACCGCCGACCTGTTGGCCCGTCTGGCCCAAGGTATCGCCAACGACCTGCTGACCACACTGGTGCTGGCCACCGACGCCATCGTCGCTGTCGCCCCGGCCATGAACCAGGCCATGTGGCGCGACCCGGCGACCCAGGCCAACCTGCAACTCCTTGAAAGCCGTGGCCTGAAGACCTTCGGCCCGGCTTCCGGCAGCCAAGCCTGCGGCGACGTCGGCATGGGCCGCATGATGGAAGCCACCGATCTGGCCCAGCTCGCGGCAGACTGCTTCCAGCGTCAGGCGCTGACCGGCAAGCACGTGGTGATTACCGCCGGCCCGACCCAGGAAAACATCGACCCGGTGCGCTACATCACCAACCACAGCTCCGGCAAAATGGGCTTCGCCCTGGCCGAAGCGGCGGTGGAAGCCGGCGCCCGCGTGACCCTGATCAGCGGCCCGGTGCACCTGCCGACGCCGGATCGCGTCACCCGCATCGACGTGGTCAGCGCCCGCGACATGCTCGCCGCGTGTGAAGCCGCGATCCCTTGCGACATCTTCATCGCCTCGGCGGCGGTCGCGGACTACCGTCCGGAAGTCGTCGCCCCGCAAAAATTGAAGAAAGACCCTACGAGCGGCGACGGTTTCGTCCTGCAAATGGTGCGCAACCCGGACATCCTGGCCACCATCGCGACCCGTCCCGACCGTCCGTTCAGTGTCGGCTTCGCCGCCGAGACCGAACACCTGCTCGACTACGCTGCACGCAAGCTGAAGGACAAGAATCTCGATCTGATCGTCGCCAACGACGTCGCCAACCCGAGCATCGGTTTCAACAGCGAAGAAAACGCCTGCAGCGTCATCGACCGTGCGCTGCACGCCACGGTTTTCGCCCAGACCAGCAAGAGCAAGATCGCTCGCCAACTGGTCACTTTTATCGCCGAACGTCTGAACCAGGTTTAA
- a CDS encoding aldehyde dehydrogenase has product MTTLTRADWEQRARGLKIEGRAYLNGEYTDAVSGETFECISPVDGRLLGKIASCDAADAQRAVENARATFNSGVWSRLAPTKRKATMIRFAGLLKQHAEELALLETLDMGKPISDSLYIDVPGAAQALSWSGEAIDKIYDEVAATPHDQLGLVTREPVGVVGAIVPWNFPLMMACWKLGPALSTGNSVILKPSEKSPLTAIRIAELAVEAGIPKGVLNVLPGYGHTVGKALALHNDVDTLVFTGSTKIAKQLMIYSGESNMKRVWLEAGGKSPNIVFADAPDLQAAAESAASAIAFNQGEVCTAGSRLLVERSIKDKFLPMVIEALKTWKPGNPLDPATNVGALVDTQQMNTVLSYIESGHTDGAKLVAGGKRILQETGGTYVEPTIFDGVSNAMKIAQEEIFGPVLSVIAFDTAEEAINIANDTPYGLAAAVWTQDISKAHLTAKALRAGSVWVNQYDGGDMTAPFGGFKQSGNGRDKSLHAFDKYTELKATWIKL; this is encoded by the coding sequence ATGACCACCCTGACTCGTGCCGACTGGGAACAACGCGCCCGCGGCCTGAAGATCGAAGGCCGCGCCTACCTTAATGGCGAGTACACCGATGCCGTCTCCGGCGAGACCTTCGAGTGCATCAGCCCGGTCGACGGCCGTCTGCTGGGCAAGATTGCCAGCTGTGACGCCGCCGACGCCCAGCGCGCCGTGGAAAACGCCCGCGCCACGTTCAATTCCGGCGTCTGGTCGCGCCTAGCGCCGACCAAACGCAAAGCCACCATGATCCGTTTCGCCGGCCTGCTCAAGCAGCACGCCGAAGAACTGGCCCTGCTCGAAACCCTCGACATGGGCAAGCCGATCAGCGATTCGCTGTACATCGACGTGCCGGGCGCTGCGCAAGCCCTGAGCTGGAGCGGTGAGGCGATCGACAAGATCTACGACGAAGTCGCTGCCACCCCGCACGACCAACTGGGTCTGGTAACCCGCGAACCAGTGGGCGTGGTTGGCGCCATCGTGCCGTGGAACTTCCCTCTGATGATGGCCTGCTGGAAACTCGGCCCGGCCCTGTCGACCGGTAACTCGGTGATCCTCAAACCGTCGGAAAAATCCCCGCTGACTGCCATCCGCATCGCCGAACTGGCGGTCGAGGCCGGCATTCCGAAAGGCGTACTGAACGTGTTGCCGGGTTACGGCCACACCGTCGGCAAGGCGCTCGCTCTGCACAATGATGTCGACACCCTGGTGTTCACCGGTTCGACCAAGATCGCCAAGCAACTGATGATCTATTCCGGCGAATCGAACATGAAGCGCGTCTGGCTGGAAGCCGGCGGCAAGAGCCCGAACATCGTGTTTGCCGATGCACCGGACCTGCAAGCCGCCGCCGAATCCGCCGCCAGCGCCATCGCCTTCAACCAGGGCGAAGTCTGCACCGCCGGTTCACGTCTGCTGGTCGAGCGTTCGATCAAGGACAAATTCCTGCCGATGGTGATTGAAGCGCTGAAAACCTGGAAACCGGGCAACCCGTTGGACCCGGCCACCAACGTTGGCGCGCTGGTCGACACCCAGCAGATGAACACCGTGCTGTCCTACATCGAATCGGGCCACACCGACGGCGCCAAACTGGTAGCCGGCGGCAAGCGCATTCTTCAGGAAACCGGTGGCACTTACGTCGAGCCGACGATTTTCGACGGCGTGAGCAACGCGATGAAAATTGCCCAGGAAGAGATCTTCGGCCCAGTGCTGTCGGTCATTGCGTTCGATACCGCCGAGGAAGCGATCAACATCGCCAACGACACGCCTTACGGCCTGGCGGCAGCGGTCTGGACTCAGGATATTTCCAAGGCACACCTGACCGCCAAGGCGCTGCGTGCCGGCAGCGTGTGGGTCAACCAGTACGACGGCGGCGACATGACCGCACCGTTCGGCGGCTTCAAGCAGTCGGGCAACGGCCGTGACAAGTCGCTGCATGCGTTCGACAAATACACCGAGCTGAAGGCGACCTGGATCAAGCTGTAA
- the rpmB gene encoding 50S ribosomal protein L28, with the protein MSRVCQVTGKGPVTGNNISHANNKTRRRFLPNLQHHRFWVEEEKRFVRLRVSAKGMRIIDKRGISVVLAELRRDGKV; encoded by the coding sequence ATGTCTAGAGTATGTCAAGTTACCGGTAAGGGTCCGGTGACTGGGAATAACATTTCCCACGCAAACAACAAAACCCGTCGTCGTTTCCTGCCGAACCTGCAGCATCACCGCTTCTGGGTTGAAGAAGAGAAACGTTTCGTACGCCTGCGCGTTTCCGCCAAAGGCATGCGTATCATCGACAAGCGTGGCATCAGCGTTGTGCTGGCCGAGCTGCGTCGCGACGGCAAGGTTTAA
- the pyrE gene encoding orotate phosphoribosyltransferase encodes MQAYQRDFIRFAIDRGVLRFGEFTLKSGRTSPYFFNAGLFNSGSALAQLGRFYAAAIAESGIPFDVLFGPAYKGIPLAATTAVALAEHHNRDLPWCFNRKEAKAHGEGGSLVGAPLTGEVLIIDDVITAGTAIREVMQIIASQDGAKAAGVLIALNRQERGNGELSAIQEVERDFGIPVISIVSLNQVLEFLADDPQLKQHLPAVEAYRAQFGV; translated from the coding sequence ATGCAAGCGTATCAGCGCGATTTCATTCGTTTTGCCATCGATCGCGGCGTTTTGCGCTTCGGTGAGTTCACCCTGAAGTCCGGGCGCACCAGTCCTTACTTCTTCAATGCCGGCCTGTTCAACTCGGGTTCCGCGCTGGCGCAGCTGGGTCGTTTCTACGCCGCAGCCATCGCCGAGAGCGGTATTCCGTTCGACGTGCTGTTCGGCCCGGCCTACAAAGGCATCCCGCTGGCGGCAACCACTGCCGTGGCGCTGGCCGAACACCACAACCGTGACCTGCCATGGTGTTTCAACCGCAAGGAAGCCAAGGCCCACGGCGAAGGCGGCAGCCTGGTTGGCGCCCCGCTGACCGGTGAAGTGCTGATCATCGACGACGTGATCACCGCCGGCACCGCGATCCGTGAAGTGATGCAGATCATCGCTTCCCAGGACGGCGCCAAGGCCGCCGGCGTGCTGATCGCCCTGAACCGTCAGGAGCGCGGCAACGGCGAGCTGTCGGCAATTCAGGAAGTCGAGCGCGATTTCGGCATCCCGGTCATCAGCATCGTGTCGCTGAACCAGGTGCTGGAATTCCTGGCAGACGATCCGCAACTCAAGCAGCACCTGCCAGCCGTTGAAGCCTATCGCGCCCAGTTCGGCGTCTGA
- a CDS encoding ABC transporter substrate-binding protein produces the protein MRLAALPLLFAPLLLSPLAQAAALSICTEASPEGFDVVQYNSLTTTNASADVLMNRLVDFDTASGKVVPSLADSWEVSTDGLTYVFKLHPQVKFHTTDYFKPTRELTAEDVKFSFDRMLDPANPWHKVAQSGFPHAQSMQLPSLIKKIDALDPLTVRFTLDHPDSTFLATLSMGFASIYSAEYADKLLKADATEKLNSQPVGTGPFEFTRFQKDASIRYKANPDYFRGKPAVDPLIFAITPDANVRLQKLRRNECQIALSPKPLDVQAAKQEPTLKVEKTDAFMTAFVGINSQHPPLDKPEVRQAINLAFDKANYLKAVFEDTAEAANGPYPPNTWSYAKNLPGYAHDVDKAKALLAKAGLKDGFQTTIWTRPSGSLLNPNPSLGAQLLQSDLAEIGIQAEIRVIEWGELIRRAKAGEHDLLFMGWAGDNGDPDNFLTPQFSCAAVKSGTNFARYCNADLDKLISAGKTTSEQGVRTKLYEQAQAQIQQQALWLPLAHPTAYALTRKDVQGYSVSPFGRQDYSKVTFK, from the coding sequence ATGCGCCTCGCTGCCCTCCCCCTGCTCTTCGCCCCGCTGTTACTGAGTCCACTGGCCCAGGCCGCCGCCCTGAGCATCTGCACCGAGGCCAGTCCCGAAGGCTTCGACGTGGTGCAGTACAACTCGCTGACCACTACCAATGCCTCGGCGGATGTGCTGATGAATCGTCTGGTGGACTTCGACACCGCCAGCGGCAAGGTCGTCCCGAGCCTGGCCGACAGCTGGGAAGTCAGCACCGATGGCCTGACTTACGTTTTCAAACTGCACCCGCAGGTGAAGTTCCACACCACCGACTACTTCAAGCCGACCCGCGAACTGACCGCCGAAGACGTCAAATTCAGCTTCGACCGCATGCTCGACCCGGCCAACCCGTGGCACAAGGTTGCCCAGAGCGGCTTCCCGCACGCCCAGTCGATGCAGCTGCCGAGCCTGATCAAGAAGATCGACGCCCTGGATCCGCTGACCGTGCGTTTTACCCTCGACCACCCGGATTCGACGTTCCTCGCGACCCTGAGCATGGGTTTCGCCTCCATTTATTCGGCTGAATACGCCGACAAGCTCCTGAAGGCCGATGCCACCGAAAAGCTCAACAGCCAGCCGGTCGGCACCGGTCCGTTCGAGTTCACGCGGTTCCAGAAAGACGCCTCGATCCGTTACAAGGCCAACCCGGACTACTTCCGCGGCAAGCCTGCGGTGGACCCGCTGATCTTCGCCATCACCCCGGACGCCAACGTGCGCCTGCAAAAGCTGCGGCGCAACGAGTGCCAGATTGCCCTGTCGCCCAAACCACTGGACGTACAGGCGGCGAAGCAGGAGCCGACGCTGAAAGTCGAAAAGACCGACGCCTTCATGACCGCATTCGTCGGCATCAACAGCCAGCATCCGCCGCTGGACAAACCGGAAGTGCGCCAGGCGATCAACCTCGCCTTCGACAAGGCCAATTACCTTAAAGCAGTGTTCGAGGACACCGCCGAAGCCGCCAACGGCCCGTATCCGCCGAACACCTGGAGCTACGCGAAGAACCTGCCGGGCTATGCCCACGATGTGGACAAGGCCAAGGCATTGCTGGCCAAGGCCGGATTGAAGGACGGTTTCCAGACCACCATCTGGACCCGCCCGTCCGGCAGCCTGCTCAACCCGAACCCGAGCCTCGGCGCGCAATTGCTGCAATCGGATCTGGCGGAAATCGGCATTCAGGCGGAAATCCGCGTGATCGAGTGGGGCGAACTGATCCGTCGCGCCAAGGCTGGCGAGCATGACCTGCTGTTCATGGGCTGGGCCGGCGACAACGGCGACCCGGACAACTTCCTCACCCCGCAGTTTTCCTGCGCGGCGGTGAAGTCCGGCACCAACTTCGCCCGCTACTGCAACGCCGACCTGGACAAACTGATCAGCGCCGGCAAGACCACCAGCGAGCAAGGTGTGCGTACCAAGCTCTACGAGCAGGCGCAGGCACAGATCCAGCAGCAGGCGTTGTGGCTGCCGCTGGCGCATCCGACCGCCTACGCCCTGACGCGCAAAGATGTGCAGGGCTATTCGGTGAGCCCGTTCGGGCGGCAGGATTACTCCAAGGTAACCTTCAAATAA
- a CDS encoding MFS transporter → MRWATYFAVLASVLSVGLALGVSMPLVSLRLEGWGYGSFAIGVMAAMPAIGVLLGAKISSHLAARFGTANLMRLCLWAGALSIGLLALLPSYPIWLVLRLMIGVILTIVFILGESWINQLVVEHWRGRLVALYGSSYALSQLSGPLLLGALGTDHDYGFWVGVGLLIASPFLLLGRSGAPSSEASSVTFGDLWGFARELPAIAWAVSLFAAFEAMILTLLPVYCLQQGFTAEIALAMVSTVVVGDALLQLPIGALADYLSRRTLFAGCAVALMLSSLAIPMLLDTLLIWPLWVLFGASAGGLFTLSLILIGERYRDDALVRANAHVAQLWGVGCLIGPLMAGAGSQWISGHALPWLMAAGAFGLVILLSRQGAFGKVPEPA, encoded by the coding sequence ATGCGTTGGGCGACGTATTTCGCCGTGTTGGCGTCTGTCTTGAGTGTTGGTCTGGCCCTCGGTGTCAGCATGCCGCTGGTGTCGTTGCGCCTGGAGGGCTGGGGTTATGGTTCGTTCGCCATTGGCGTGATGGCGGCGATGCCGGCCATTGGCGTGTTGCTGGGGGCGAAGATTTCCAGTCATCTGGCGGCGCGTTTCGGCACCGCGAACCTGATGCGCCTGTGCCTGTGGGCCGGGGCACTGTCCATCGGCCTGCTGGCGCTGCTGCCGAGCTACCCGATCTGGCTGGTGCTGCGGCTGATGATCGGGGTGATCCTGACCATCGTGTTCATCCTCGGCGAGAGCTGGATCAATCAACTGGTGGTCGAGCATTGGCGCGGGCGATTGGTTGCGCTGTATGGCAGCAGTTACGCGCTGAGCCAGCTGTCTGGTCCATTGCTGTTGGGCGCACTTGGCACCGATCACGATTACGGTTTCTGGGTGGGTGTCGGTCTGCTGATCGCTTCGCCGTTTCTGCTGTTGGGTCGCAGCGGCGCGCCAAGTAGCGAGGCCAGCAGCGTGACCTTCGGCGATCTGTGGGGGTTCGCTCGTGAACTGCCGGCAATCGCCTGGGCGGTGTCGCTGTTCGCCGCGTTCGAAGCGATGATCCTGACGCTGTTGCCGGTGTATTGCCTGCAACAGGGTTTCACCGCAGAGATTGCGCTGGCGATGGTCAGCACCGTGGTGGTGGGCGATGCGCTGCTGCAATTGCCCATCGGTGCGTTGGCCGATTATCTGTCGCGCCGGACTTTGTTCGCCGGCTGCGCCGTGGCGTTGATGCTGTCGAGTCTGGCAATCCCGATGCTGCTCGACACCTTGCTGATCTGGCCGCTGTGGGTATTGTTCGGCGCCAGTGCCGGTGGCCTGTTCACCCTGTCGCTGATCCTGATCGGCGAGCGCTACCGCGACGATGCGCTGGTGCGGGCCAACGCGCATGTCGCGCAGCTGTGGGGCGTCGGTTGTCTGATCGGGCCGTTGATGGCGGGGGCGGGCAGCCAGTGGATCAGCGGGCATGCGTTGCCGTGGCTGATGGCAGCCGGGGCATTCGGGCTGGTGATTCTGCTGTCGCGGCAAGGGGCCTTCGGCAAGGTGCCGGAGCCCGCTTGA
- the rpmG gene encoding 50S ribosomal protein L33, with protein sequence MRELIRLISSAGTGHFYTTDKNKRTTPDKIEIKKYDPVVRKHVIYKEGKIK encoded by the coding sequence ATGCGTGAATTGATTCGTTTGATCTCGAGCGCCGGTACTGGTCACTTCTACACTACCGACAAGAACAAGCGTACTACCCCGGACAAAATCGAGATCAAGAAATATGATCCGGTTGTTCGCAAGCACGTGATCTACAAGGAAGGCAAAATCAAGTAA
- the argB gene encoding acetylglutamate kinase translates to MTLERDAAANTAKVLSEALPYIRRYVGKTLVIKYGGNAMESEELKTGFARDIVLMKAVGINPVVVHGGGPQIGDLLKRLSIESHFVDGMRVTDAATMDVVEMVLGGQVNKSIVNLINRHGGSAIGLTGKDAGLIRAKKLTVTRQTPEMTQPEIIDIGHVGEVVGINTELLNLLVKGNFIPVIAPIGVGENGESYNINADLVAGKVAEALKAEKLMLLTNIAGLMDKSGTVLTGLSTQQVDDLIADGTIYGGMLPKIRCALEAVQGGVGSSLIIDGRVPNAILLEIFTDTGVGTLISNRKRP, encoded by the coding sequence ATGACCCTCGAACGCGATGCCGCCGCCAACACTGCCAAGGTCCTGTCCGAAGCGCTGCCTTACATCCGCCGATACGTCGGCAAGACCCTGGTGATCAAATACGGCGGCAACGCGATGGAAAGCGAGGAGCTGAAAACCGGCTTCGCCCGCGACATCGTGCTGATGAAGGCCGTGGGCATCAACCCGGTGGTCGTGCACGGCGGTGGCCCGCAGATCGGTGATCTGCTCAAGCGCCTGTCGATCGAAAGCCACTTCGTCGACGGCATGCGCGTTACCGATGCCGCGACCATGGACGTGGTGGAAATGGTTCTCGGCGGTCAGGTCAACAAAAGCATCGTCAACCTGATCAACCGTCACGGCGGCAGCGCCATCGGCCTGACCGGTAAAGACGCCGGGCTGATTCGTGCGAAGAAGCTCACCGTCACCCGCCAGACCCCGGAGATGACCCAGCCGGAAATCATCGACATCGGCCATGTGGGCGAAGTGGTCGGGATCAACACCGAACTGCTGAACCTGCTGGTCAAAGGCAACTTCATCCCGGTGATCGCGCCGATCGGTGTGGGTGAGAACGGCGAGTCGTACAACATCAACGCTGACCTGGTAGCCGGCAAGGTCGCCGAAGCGCTGAAAGCCGAGAAGCTGATGCTGCTGACCAACATCGCCGGCCTGATGGACAAGTCGGGCACCGTGCTGACCGGCCTGAGCACCCAGCAAGTCGACGACCTGATCGCCGACGGCACCATCTACGGCGGCATGCTGCCGAAGATCCGCTGCGCGCTGGAAGCCGTTCAGGGCGGCGTAGGCAGCTCGTTGATCATCGACGGCCGCGTGCCGAATGCGATCCTGCTGGAAATCTTCACCGACACCGGTGTGGGTACGCTGATCAGCAACCGCAAGCGTCCGTAA
- a CDS encoding phospholipase D family protein: protein MSFRQPLLALLLFASFLGGCASIDIPREPSQALPASASAFGRSIQAQAAPYKGQSGFRLLSNSTEAFTARAELIRNAQRSLDLQYYIVHDGISTRMLVEEVLKAADRGVRVRILLDDTTSDGLDLIIATLAAHPQIQIRLFNPLHLGRSTGVTRAAGRLFNLSLQHRRMHNKLWLADNSAAIVGGRNLGDEYFDAEPNLNFTDIDMLSVGPVAEQLGHSFDQYWNSALSKPIDEFLSSKPTSKDLQNTRTRLEESLEETRKQNHALYQQLMTYRTDPRMDIWRKELIWAWNQALWDAPSKVLAKGEPDPQLLLTTQLAPELTGVSKELVMISAYFVPGQPGLVYLTGRADAGVSVSLLTNSLEATDVPAVHGGYAPYRKALLEHGVKLYELRRQPGDNYGSGPHLFYSKSYRGSDSSLHSKAMIFDGKKSFVGSFNFDPRSVLWNTEVGVLVDSPELAAHVRELALQGMAPALSYEAKLQDGKVVWVTEDNGQMHTLTKEPGSWWRRFNAWFSTTVGLERML from the coding sequence GTGAGCTTCAGACAGCCCTTACTCGCTCTGCTGCTATTCGCCTCGTTCCTGGGCGGTTGCGCGTCTATCGACATACCGCGCGAACCGAGCCAGGCGCTGCCGGCATCCGCCTCCGCGTTCGGCCGCTCGATCCAGGCCCAGGCAGCGCCGTACAAGGGCCAGTCCGGCTTTCGCCTGCTGTCCAACAGCACCGAAGCCTTCACCGCCCGCGCCGAGCTGATCCGCAACGCGCAACGTAGCCTCGACTTGCAGTACTACATCGTCCATGACGGCATCAGTACGCGAATGCTGGTGGAGGAAGTATTGAAGGCCGCCGATCGTGGCGTGCGGGTGCGGATCCTGCTGGACGACACCACCAGCGACGGCCTCGACCTGATCATCGCAACCCTGGCGGCACATCCGCAGATCCAGATCCGCCTGTTCAATCCGCTGCACCTGGGGCGCAGCACCGGCGTGACCCGGGCGGCCGGACGGTTGTTCAACCTGTCGCTGCAACACCGGCGGATGCACAACAAGTTGTGGCTGGCGGACAACAGCGCGGCCATCGTCGGCGGGCGCAATCTGGGCGATGAATACTTCGATGCCGAGCCCAACCTGAACTTCACCGATATCGACATGCTGAGTGTCGGGCCGGTCGCCGAGCAGCTCGGACACAGTTTCGACCAGTACTGGAACAGTGCCCTGAGCAAGCCGATCGACGAATTCCTCTCCAGCAAACCCACGTCCAAAGACCTGCAGAACACCCGTACGCGCCTGGAAGAATCACTGGAGGAGACCCGCAAACAGAATCACGCGCTGTATCAGCAACTGATGACCTACCGCACCGATCCGCGCATGGACATCTGGCGCAAGGAGCTGATCTGGGCCTGGAACCAGGCGCTGTGGGACGCGCCGAGCAAGGTGCTGGCCAAGGGCGAACCCGATCCGCAACTGCTGCTGACGACCCAACTGGCGCCGGAGCTGACCGGCGTCAGCAAAGAGCTGGTGATGATTTCTGCCTACTTCGTACCGGGTCAGCCGGGGCTGGTCTATCTGACCGGCCGCGCCGATGCCGGCGTGTCGGTGAGCCTGCTGACCAACTCGCTGGAAGCCACCGACGTGCCGGCGGTGCACGGTGGTTATGCGCCGTATCGCAAGGCGCTGCTGGAACATGGCGTGAAGCTCTACGAGCTGCGGCGCCAGCCTGGGGATAACTACGGCAGCGGCCCGCACCTGTTTTACAGCAAGTCCTATCGTGGCTCGGATTCGAGCCTGCACAGCAAGGCGATGATCTTCGACGGTAAAAAATCGTTCGTCGGCTCGTTCAATTTCGACCCGCGCTCGGTGCTGTGGAACACCGAAGTCGGGGTGCTGGTGGACAGTCCCGAGCTGGCTGCCCACGTGCGCGAACTGGCCTTGCAAGGCATGGCACCGGCGCTGAGTTACGAAGCGAAACTGCAGGACGGAAAAGTGGTGTGGGTCACCGAGGACAACGGCCAGATGCACACGCTGACCAAGGAACCGGGCAGTTGGTGGCGGCGCTTCAATGCGTGGTTCAGCACCACCGTGGGACTGGAGCGGATGCTGTAG
- the dut gene encoding dUTP diphosphatase — MHALQAKILDPRIGTEFPLPQYATPGSAGLDLRAMLQEDIVIKPGETVLIPTGLSVYIGDPNLAALILPRSGMGHKHGIVLGNLVGLIDSDYQGPLMVSCWNRGQTEFTMPVGERLAQLVLVPVVQAHFEMVEEFVETERGAGGFGHSGTK, encoded by the coding sequence ATGCACGCTTTGCAAGCCAAGATCCTCGACCCACGCATCGGTACCGAATTCCCGCTGCCGCAATACGCCACGCCAGGCTCCGCCGGCCTCGACCTGCGCGCCATGCTGCAAGAGGACATCGTGATCAAGCCGGGTGAAACCGTGCTGATCCCGACCGGGCTGTCGGTCTACATCGGCGATCCGAACCTCGCCGCGCTGATCCTGCCGCGCTCGGGCATGGGCCATAAGCACGGCATCGTGCTGGGCAACCTCGTCGGCCTGATCGACTCCGACTACCAGGGCCCGCTGATGGTGTCCTGCTGGAACCGTGGCCAGACCGAATTCACCATGCCGGTCGGCGAGCGCCTGGCGCAGCTGGTGCTGGTGCCGGTGGTGCAGGCGCACTTCGAAATGGTCGAAGAGTTCGTCGAGACCGAGCGCGGCGCTGGCGGTTTCGGCCATTCCGGCACCAAGTGA
- a CDS encoding cupin domain-containing protein gives MNIQNVVDISLTTTEAERYRPDPAKVLKGDPEQAVFNQYDSPCGQMGVGVWEGAVGQWTVNYTEHEYCEILQGVSVLRDGEGNAKTLRVGDRFVIPAGFRGTWEVLEACRKVYVIFEQKA, from the coding sequence ATGAACATCCAGAACGTCGTCGACATCAGCCTGACCACAACCGAAGCCGAACGCTATCGCCCGGACCCGGCCAAAGTGCTCAAGGGCGATCCCGAGCAAGCGGTGTTCAATCAATACGACAGCCCTTGCGGGCAGATGGGCGTCGGCGTGTGGGAAGGTGCGGTGGGTCAGTGGACGGTGAATTACACCGAGCATGAATACTGCGAAATCCTCCAGGGCGTTTCGGTGCTGCGTGACGGCGAAGGCAATGCCAAGACCCTGCGCGTCGGCGACCGCTTCGTGATTCCCGCCGGTTTCCGTGGCACCTGGGAAGTGCTGGAGGCTTGCCGCAAGGTCTATGTGATCTTCGAACAGAAAGCCTGA